In Corylus avellana chromosome ca2, CavTom2PMs-1.0, the following proteins share a genomic window:
- the LOC132168419 gene encoding putative UDP-rhamnose:rhamnosyltransferase 1, which yields MNSMGDSKKLHIAMFPWLAFGHLIPFLELGKLIAQKGHRISFISTPRNIERLPKIPSNLAPSITFVKLPLPHVENLPENAEATMDVPYHIIPYLKKAHDGLQQPLSQFLETSAPDWIIHDFAPHWLPPIATKLGISRAFFSIFNASFLCILGPSKSSVTNAQEPRTEAKDFTVPPKWVPFPTKIAYRLFEAKKIFENFDENASGVSDWFRLLTIYLGADALAIKTCTEIEDLRMGGGPQGFVREMILFWFRFDTVTKID from the exons ATGAACTCCATGGGTGATTCGAAGAAGCTTCATATAGCCATGTTCCCATGGCTAGCCTTCGGTCACTTAATTCCATTTTTAGAGCTTGGCAAGCTCATAGCCCAAAAGGGTCACCGTATTTCATTCATATCAACCCCAAGAAACATTGAACGCCTTCCGAAGATCCCATCAAATTTAGCTCCTTCAATAACTTTCGTGAAGCTTCCCTTACCCCATGTAGAAAACCTGCCAGAAAACGCAGAAGCTACCATGGACGTGCCATACCACATAATCCCATACCTTAAGAAAGCCCACGATGGCCTCCAACAACCTTTATCTCAATTTTTAGAAACATCAGCTCCTGATTGGATTATTCACGACTTTGCCCCTCACTGGCTACCACCAATTGCTACCAAGCTAGGCATCTCCCGGGCTTTCTTTAGTATTTTCAACGCATCATTTTTGTGCATTTTAGGACCGTCAAAGTCGAGTGTAACGAACGCTCAAGAACCCCGAACAGAGGCCAAGGATTTCACCGTCCCTCCCAAATGGGTCCCGTTTCCAACCAAAATAGCGTATCGGTTGTTTGAGGcgaagaaaatttttgaaaactttgaTGAAAATGCTTCCGGTGTTTCGGACTGGTTTCGTCTCTTGACTATCTACTTAGGCGCCGATGCCTTGGCTATTAAAACCTGCACGGAGATAGAAG ACTTACGAATGGGAGGTGGTCCTCAAGGGTTCGTTAGggaaatgattttgttttggtttcgGTTCGATactgtaacaaaaattgattaa